The genomic segment TGTCTTTCCGGATCTCCAGATTCTGCACCCAGGTGGGGGAGGAGGATCCGTTTGCCGCCGCCAGAACCGGTTTAATGCTGTCCATGCCCTGTTGGGAAGTGGTGTTGAAGTATAGGAACACACTTTCCAATGTGCCAGTACCGTTATACCGATATATTATGAGTTTTGAACTAGTTGGCGGTGTCAGCTTTATATGGATCAATCCATCCGACTCCGCATCTGCAAACTGATATGATTTATAATTCGGGTGGATGTGAACCTGTCCATCTCCGCCGCTTGCAAGATCACTGATCTTCAAAGCGATTTCCGTGATGTTGGTGTAGTCAAATGCGGAAAGGTCAATTTCAGTACCGAATACTACATTGTCCAACTGAACGGTGTTCCCGCTTGGCGGACTCTTTCCGGTGGTGGTTACCGTTGCAGTGGTTGTTGTGGTGACTGCCATGGTGGTGATTTTTTCCTGGTTTGGCACGTCCGCCGGATTGGTGGAACGGTGGATCTCCACCACTACGGTGTCACTGTCATGGCTGTTGGTGGCATGATCCGACCAGACCTTATGTATTCCGATCCGGATGCCCTGGGTGGTGGTTGCAGCCGCCGTGGTAGTGGTAGCCGGTGCGGTGGTAGTAGTGGTCTGCACGGTTGTGGTGGTAGTGGTTTCTGTAGTTGTGGTGGTTTGTGTGGTTGTGGTGGATTCGTCCGATGCAGTTGTGGTGGTAGCAGCTGTACCAGTGCCGGTTGTGGTTGTGACGACTGTCGTGTTGTTGGTGTTGGAAATCACAATCATACCGATGGTACTCAAACCGTTGCCGCTGTAGGATACGGTGTATCCATCCGGAACATCAAGCTCCTTGACGTAGTAGAAGTATCCCTTTTCTACATTTTCCCACTTATATGCCCAGTTGTTGGTGCTGTTTAAGGTAATAGGTTCGCCGCTCTTTTGTGCGTCCGTCAACTGGGACAGATCCTCCACGGCATCCTGGCTCTTGTAAAGCTGAACCCGGACATTGTCTCCCTCGTGGGATGTTCCCTCCGGATCACCTACCCACTGCTTTTCCACGGATACATCCATGGGCTTGGTGGATTTGAGCCCGTAGTAGGAATAGAAGTGAGCCTCGCCGCCGGTAAAGGCGTTCCTGGCAATGACATTGCCCTCAAAGTTACCGCCGGTGACGATGGAGCCATCCTCACGGCAATTGATTTGTACCGTTGCATTCGGAGCCACCAGATGCCCTGTTAGATGTTTAACGCTTACATCCGTTGCATCCGGGAAATTCCAGATCAGATTGGCACCGTCCAGGTTTGCCTCTCCTCCGTGGATCGCACCTGAAAGACCTTTAAACATATTAGAGGATTGCTGTTCGTTGACGGTAACGAATTTGTCGACATTGGAGTATTCAAAGGTGAAATAAGTGTCTGTCACATCGGGGATTGTAATTGTATAACCGTTTCTGGCCATTCCATCAACTATTTTTTCTGTTGTTGCACCGGTACTGCTCGTGAAGTTGATTAATCCGATCTGGTCGTAAATGTTTTTCGGGATTATGATATCCGTAGCCGTGACCGTGCTCACATCAATATCCAATTTCTTGCCAGACGTGTGATTATATGTCTGCGTCAGATCGGATGCCTGTACGACCCATACATGGGAGCCGGTTTCCGTTGCTTTCGCCTGTGACCACGCCCGGATGTTCTGAAAGGCTTGCGCAAAATCTATGTACGGATCAGTGACCTGCACATAGTTTGTTCCGAGGAATACATTGTCTTCCTTGGTTTGATAATAGAATGCAAGGTTCTCTTTGTCCGCCTCATCCAGATATGCGCCGCAGCTGTAATTATAAGCTTCTATAATATTCTTTGCGTAAGAGGGTGCCTTTGCGGCATCACCGCTGGCACTTTTACCGGTATAATCGTTTCCTACAGCCATCGCACCTACAACGTGGTTGTGGGTAGTCAGGTCGTTTTCTATAAACAGATTATAACTGGACAGAATGTTTTCGATGGTATATGCTTTGTCGTATTTGGGGTCTCCCCCTGTCATACTCACCGCCGGCATCATCAGCGCCGAGCAGACAAAAGAGATCACCAGCGCAGAGAGCATCAGGAATACGGCAAAGTAGCGTGCCTGATTCCGGTGCGTATGCAGGATCTCTGTGACCTGCTGCGATTGTTTGCGCATTCCTGTCACCTCCCTTTAATCCAGGAAACCCAGTCGCTCCAGGGGCCAGACCCGTAAAAATACCTTTCCGATCACATACTCGTCCGCAATGCAGCCAACCGCTGTGGTGCGGCTGTCCACCGAGGTTTCCCGGTTGTCCCCCATCACGAAGATCCGGTTGTCCGGCACTTGATAGGGGAAGTCGATGTCGCACTGCCCCAGTTTTTTTTTCGTGATGTAAGGCTCGTCCAACTGACTGCCGTTGACGAATACGTTGCCGCTGTCGTCGATTTCAATGGTGTCCCCGGCTGTGCCGATGACCCGCTTCAGCAGCACCTTGTTGTTGTAGTAAAATGCCACCAGATCCCCGGACTGAAACCGGCTGCTTTTGAGGCATACCACGATCTCCTTTGGCTGCAGTGTTGGCTCCATGCTGGAGCCGGTGACCCGGAAGATGGGGAAGAACAGCATGGCTGCCAGCACCGCCACCGCCGCCACTACCAGCAGGGAGAAAACCGTCTGCCGGAAGATGCGCCGGCTGTTCTGCTTACGTCGCAGCCGTTTCAGTTCTCCTTCAATCTGCCGGACAGTGAAGCCCCGGGCTTCATTCTGTTCCTGCATCGGTATCATCTCCCGCCTTTGGCACCTGTGGGTGTTCTGCCTGGATACTGTTCAGGTAATCCTCCGCCGCCTGCTGGGCAGCCTCAAACACCTTGTTCAGCTTCAGGGCGGCTTCTGCAATGCTGCCCGTCTGCTCCAGGGTGATCCGCCGATCCAGAAGCTTTTGGTTCAGTTCCTGGTTCTCCTGCCGGAGCTGGTCGATCTCCTCCTGCATTTGCAGCATCAGCTCCAGAAGTTCTGTGCGCCGGAGCTTTCTGAGTTCCTTTTGTTTCATGCTTGACTCCAATAAATCTACTGTAAGTATATTGTAATTGTTTTTCGCATGGACAAGAGCATTTCCTTTATTGTGTTTTCATTATAGCACCGTGCATCAAAAAATGCAATAGCTCTGACTGCACTCAAGAAAGTTTGTAGGATTGCACAAAAGTTGCACAAGGCAGATATACAGGTTTACTGTGTCCTCTGCTTTTTATTAATGCTTTTTTTGTAATACCGAAAAAGCATACAACAAATAGTAATTTCCTTGCGAAATATGATCGGTGTTTTCGGTTGACAGAAACCAGCCGGAGTGTTATCATGGAGAAAACCCGGCATGCGCCGGAGTAAGGAGGCTTGTACATGCACCACTGGACAGTACAGTACAATACATTGACGGCGGCGGAGTTTATCCGGCTCTGGGAAAGCGTGTGGGACGGCGCCCCCACCCGGGAGCAGGTGCAGCTTGCCCTGGCGCACACGTTATTCCGTGTGGCAGTGTATGATGGGGAACAGGTTATTGGCATGGCACGGATGCTGGGAGATCTGGGCATGAACTACTATATCAAGGATGTGGTGGTATTGCCCGCTTATCAGCGCCAGGGGGTGGGCAGACTGCTTCTGGAGGAACTGATGAAATATATCCGGGAAAACGGCGTGCCGGGGACGGATATTTTCGTGGAGCTGTGCGCCGTGCCGGACAAGATTCCCTTTTATGAACGGTTCGGCTTTACTTATAATGAAGCCAAGCGGCTCATGCGTATGTGCCATGTGGACTGACCGAACAGAAAAACACTGCCCAGAGCCGGAACGATGCTCTGGGCAGTGTTTTCTTATGTAAGCCGCCCGGTACACCGGGCAGCAGCTGTTTTACAGATTAGCCGCAAAAGGACTTGAGCAGCTCACACAGCTTTGTGAAAAACGCATTACACATGATTTCGCTCTCCTTGATTTATTTCCCCTGGGGGATTGAGTTGAGGCAACACCCCGCAAAGCATGCCCGGCGGCTGTGCGCAGCTTCTGCCGTACAAGCCTTGTGAGGTGTTGTCTATAGTATATCATATCGGTAGGAATTGTGCAATGCAAAGCTTCTGGCAGGGATCCTGCCGTTCATTGGATCCATGCCGGAAACAAAAAGGGCGGACAGAAACCTGTCCGCCGTGGGTGCGCTTTATTGCTTTTCCTGTTGCCGCTTGTGCATCAGCGTATGGATGCCGAACCAGGTCAGTGCCCCCAGGGTGCCGGAGATGATGTCTCCCATGGTGTTGGTGTTGTCCCCCTGCATGTTGATGCCCAACAGGTTGTCGGCAGTGAACTCGTAGATCTCCCAGATGCCGGCACCGGCGATGGCGAAGAACATGGAGAACAGTCGGCACAGCAACGGTTCTGCCGGAGTATGCCGCCTCCCGGCAAGGGCGTGGATGAGAATCAGTCCTCCCTCCGCCAGGACGATGCCGCTGGTGTAGTGAACGAACTTATCGTAAAACCCCAGGTAATGGTACAGGTTCAGTGCCGATCCCAG from the Ruminococcus champanellensis 18P13 = JCM 17042 genome contains:
- a CDS encoding GNAT family N-acetyltransferase translates to MHHWTVQYNTLTAAEFIRLWESVWDGAPTREQVQLALAHTLFRVAVYDGEQVIGMARMLGDLGMNYYIKDVVVLPAYQRQGVGRLLLEELMKYIRENGVPGTDIFVELCAVPDKIPFYERFGFTYNEAKRLMRMCHVD
- the lepB gene encoding signal peptidase I, whose protein sequence is MQEQNEARGFTVRQIEGELKRLRRKQNSRRIFRQTVFSLLVVAAVAVLAAMLFFPIFRVTGSSMEPTLQPKEIVVCLKSSRFQSGDLVAFYYNNKVLLKRVIGTAGDTIEIDDSGNVFVNGSQLDEPYITKKKLGQCDIDFPYQVPDNRIFVMGDNRETSVDSRTTAVGCIADEYVIGKVFLRVWPLERLGFLD
- a CDS encoding collagen-binding domain-containing protein; protein product: MRKQSQQVTEILHTHRNQARYFAVFLMLSALVISFVCSALMMPAVSMTGGDPKYDKAYTIENILSSYNLFIENDLTTHNHVVGAMAVGNDYTGKSASGDAAKAPSYAKNIIEAYNYSCGAYLDEADKENLAFYYQTKEDNVFLGTNYVQVTDPYIDFAQAFQNIRAWSQAKATETGSHVWVVQASDLTQTYNHTSGKKLDIDVSTVTATDIIIPKNIYDQIGLINFTSSTGATTEKIVDGMARNGYTITIPDVTDTYFTFEYSNVDKFVTVNEQQSSNMFKGLSGAIHGGEANLDGANLIWNFPDATDVSVKHLTGHLVAPNATVQINCREDGSIVTGGNFEGNVIARNAFTGGEAHFYSYYGLKSTKPMDVSVEKQWVGDPEGTSHEGDNVRVQLYKSQDAVEDLSQLTDAQKSGEPITLNSTNNWAYKWENVEKGYFYYVKELDVPDGYTVSYSGNGLSTIGMIVISNTNNTTVVTTTTGTGTAATTTTASDESTTTTQTTTTTETTTTTTVQTTTTTAPATTTTAAATTTQGIRIGIHKVWSDHATNSHDSDTVVVEIHRSTNPADVPNQEKITTMAVTTTTTATVTTTGKSPPSGNTVQLDNVVFGTEIDLSAFDYTNITEIALKISDLASGGDGQVHIHPNYKSYQFADAESDGLIHIKLTPPTSSKLIIYRYNGTGTLESVFLYFNTTSQQGMDSIKPVLAAANGSSSPTWVQNLEIRKDTGWTATAENLPATDADGNPYYYWAVEKDFSGYDASYLYENSPGDKYITGKDGSITVCNTPSKTTGVVMPSTGGSGTFAHRLIGISLMTAAAGLFVLRRQKQFRSSA
- a CDS encoding DUF2238 domain-containing protein, producing MQKQDTGKKLTVSLIVLALTVLAAIITRLTGLETTSAKLIGSFAAVFLLTGVVWRFPFRFYCMAFGFEVLAAVLGSALNLYHYLGFYDKFVHYTSGIVLAEGGLILIHALAGRRHTPAEPLLCRLFSMFFAIAGAGIWEIYEFTADNLLGINMQGDNTNTMGDIISGTLGALTWFGIHTLMHKRQQEKQ